agactaggtcatgtgggaaaatttgtacaacctctgcagagtgtaaatctaagtacttagccgcgtccccggttatggacaatttgagcgaactgacaaggcacctgttcgaaagtctcctcatcccaatttcttaattAAAATTTGATACAACATGTTTGGTGTCCATGAATGGATTCACCGGGGTTTACCGGTGGTTTACAGGATTTTTCGGGGTTTACCGACGAAATTCAATCTTTAGTAATGACAGAAAATGATTTACAAAAGATAGGAGAAAACTCGCTTTATGCAAATAAGCCTGAGCTATACCAGCCAAATGTGCACTTAAGTGTTAGGTTGCCATTTGAGTCCACTATAGTatcatcttgccaatacaattcaaatgtattgaccattcgtggctgcaACGTATCATGTTGCAGTTTTTTTCAGTCGATGAGTAAGGAAACGTTAGGGGTtgcgagtctatcctcaacatgctcgcctgtggcacatgaagacaaAGGACTCCATGATGTCtatgtttgttcgttgtaaaACTCTGATGTTATGCTAGCCTcatgctatgcaatttgtaatcctttatgtaattactggatcatacgatgtaataaagacctttgtatcttggtattacatcttgtactgtgtgtgctagcgattgatccagggactagcacagatacgcacagagatcggcaccttaaaaggtgaggtcgctacaactacttccgctgcccgctggaacggggagaaggacgtcgtcttcatcaacaccgaacgtgtgaccgagtacggaggtgctgcccgattgtggcaccgtcaagatcttctacgcgcttttgaaagtggcaagtgatcatctaccgcagcaacgagagcctcctcttgtaggctttggaaatcttcaagggttagtctcgttcatcccctcgttgctaccgtcttctagattgcatcttggcttggattgcgttctcgcggtaggaaattttttgttttctatgctacgaatcccaacagtggtatcagagccgtgtctatgtatagatggttgcacgagtagaacacaattgttttgtgggcgttgatgcttatgttgtctttagtttgagtactttgcatctttgtggcatagtgggatgaagcggctcgggctaactttacatgaccgcgttcatgagatttgctccacgctcgacatgcaactagtattgcataagtggctttgcgggtgtctgtctctcctactatagtgaagattcaatttactcttctattgacaacactagtatcaccgttgtggttcatgttcgtaggtagattagatctcactcgaaaaccctaaaccacgtaaaatatgcaaaccaaattagagacgtctaacttgtttttgcagggtttggtgatgtgatatggccataatgtgatgatgaatatgtatgagatgatcattattgtattgtggcaacctgcaggagccttatggttgtctttaaatttcatgttgagtagtatttcaaagaagttgtaatagttgctacatgggagaacaatcatgaagacgacgccattgacattgacgctacgccgacgatgatgaagatcatgcccgttgatgatggagatcatgtccgtgctttggagatgaagatcaaaggcgcaaagacaaaagggccatatcatatcacatatgaactgcatgtgatgttaatccttttatgcatcttattttgcttagatcacgacggtagcattataagatgatccctctcactaaaatatcaagataataaagtgttcatccttagtagcaccgttgccaagacttgtcgtttcgaagcatctcgtgatgatcgggtgtgatagaatcaacaagtgcatacaacgggtgcaagccagttttgcacatgcggatactaaggttgccttgacgagcctagcatgtacagacatggtctcggaacacgtgataccgaaaggtagagcatgaatcatatgattgatatgatgaacactttgagtgttcgccattgaagttacatcttgtctcgtgatgatcggacttggtgtggtggatttggttcgtgtgatcactaagacaattcgagggatattgttttgagtgggagttcacctagtttttaattttgttgaattaaaatttgaactcaatttatcataaacttagtctaaactattgcaaatatatgttgtagatatagcgtccccaatcaattttaaccagttcctagagaaagaaaagcttaagagcaacggtagcaacttcaccgactggttccgtcatgtgaggattttcctcgctggcggaaatctgcaatatgtgcttgatgcaccgctaggtgaccctcctgcagaaactgaaaccgatgaagtaaagaatgtttacgcgactcggaaaactcagtactctcaagttcagtgtgccatcctatgcagtctggaagtcgatcttcaaaaacgttttgagcaccacgatccacatgagttgatcaaagagttgaaaactatttttgaaactcatgcggctgtggaatgctatgaagcatcgaaacacttcttcagttgcatgatggaagagggtagctccgttagtgagcacatgctcgttatgaccgggcatgcgaagaaactcagtgacttggaaatagttattcctaacagactggggattaatcgtatccttcaatcactgccacctagttacaagaactttgtgatgaactacaatatgcagaacatgaacaaagagttacctgaactcttcgccatgcttaaagctactgagattgagatcaagaaagagcaccaagtgttgatggtcaacaagaccaccagtttcaagaaacagggcaagtctaaaggaaaattcaagaagggtggcaagaaagctgccacgcctcctgtgaaacctatgactggccctaagcctgatgctgagtgctattactgcaaggagaagggacactggaagcgtaattgctccaagtatttggcggatctgaagagcggccttgtcaagaagaagaaagaaggtatatctgatatacatgttatagatgtttatcttactggttctcgtactagtacctgggtatttgatactggttcggttactcatatttgtaactcgaaacaggaactaaagaataaacgaagactattaaaggatgaagtgatgatgcgcgttggaaatggatccaaagtcgatgtgatcgctgccagcacacttcctctacatctaccttcgggattagttttaaacctcaataattgttattttgtacccgcgttgagcatgaacattatatctggatcttgtttaatgcaagacagttattcattcaagtctgagaataatggttgttctatcttTATGAATAAtaccttttatggtcgagcacctgaaaagaatggtttatttctgttagatctcgatagtagtgatacacatattcataacattgatgctaagcgaattaaattgaatgataattctacttatatgtggcactgtcgtcttggtcatattggagtgaaacgcatgaagaaactccataccgatggattacttgaatcacttgactttgagtcacttgataaatgtgaagcatgtctaatgggaaaaatgactaagactccattctctggtattatggagcgagctacagacttattggaaatcatacataccgatgtgtgtggaccaatgagtgtagcctcgcgcggtggttatcgttatgttctaaccttcacagatgatctgagtagatatgggtatatctatttcatgaaacataaatccgaaactttcgagaagtttaaggaattccaaagtgaagtagaaaatcaacgtaacaagaacattaaatttctacgatctgatcgtggaggtgaatatctgagttacgagtttggcatgcatttaaagaaatgcggaatactttcacaattgacaccgccgggaacaccacaacgaaacggtgtgtccgaacatcgtaatcgaactctcttagatatggttcgttctatgatgtctcttactgatttgccgttatcattttggagttatgcattagagacagccgcattcactttaaatagagcaccatcaaaatccgttgaaacgacaccgtatgaattatggtttaataagaaacctaagctgtcgttccttaaagtttggggttgtggagcctatgtaaagaagttacaaccggacaagctagaacccaaagcggagaaatgcgtcttcataggataccctaaggaaactatagggtacactttctatcacagatccgaaggcaaaatgtttgttgctaagaacggaacctttcttgagaaagaatttctcactaaataagtgactggaaggaaagtagaactcgatgagattgatgaatctttactcgttgatcagagtagcgcagtaccggaaactgttcctgtgccgcctacaccggcaacagaggaaactaatgatattgatcatgaaacttcaaatgagatagctactgaacctcgcagatcgacaagggaacgtgccactcctgattggtatgatccttgtctaaatgtcatgattatggacaacaatgatgaggaccctgcgacgtatgaagaagcgatgatgagcccagattccaacaaatggcaagaagccatgaaatccgaaatgggatccatgtatgataacaaagtgtggactttggtagacttacctgatagccaaaaggctgtcgagaataaatggatcttcaagagaaaaacagatgctgatggtaatattactgtctataaagctcgacttgtcgcaaagggtttccgacaaattcaaggtgttgaatacgatgagactttctcacctgtagcgaagctaaaatctatgaggattttgttagcaatagctgcattttttgattatgagatttggcagatggatgtcaaaacagcgttccttaatggagacattgaggaagagttgtatatggtacaacccaaaggttttgtcgatcctaaaaatgttgacaaagtatgcaaacttcagcgttcaatttatggactgaagcaagcatcgagaagttggaaccgacgctttgataaggtgatcaaagacttcgggtttatacagtgtcatggagaggcttgtatttacaagaaagtgagtgggagctctgtagcattcctgatattatatgtagatgacatattattgattgggaatgatatagaactattaaacagtgtaaaaggttatttgaataaaagtttttcaatgaaagaccttggtgaagcatcgtacatattaggcatcaagatttatagagatagatcaagacgcctaatagggctttcacaaagtacatatctggacaagattctaaagaagtttagaatggacgaaagtaagaaaggattcttacctatgttaccaggcaaggtcttgagtaagactcaaggaccggctacggcataagaaagagaaaggatgaatcagatcccctatgcctcggcagtaggctctatcatgtatgccatgctatgtactagaccggatatagcacatgctatcggtttgactagcagatatcaaagtgatctaggaatggaacactggacagcggtcaagaatatcctgaagtacttgaaaagaactaaggatatgtttctttgttatggaggtgaccaagagctcgttgtaaccagttacaccgatgcaagttggaacactgatcctgatgactctaagtcacagtctgggtacgtgtttatattgaatggtgctgcagtaagcttggcaagctcgaagcagtgcacggtggcgaagtcttcaacagaatcggagtacatagcagcttcagaggcttcatcagaagcggtatggatgaagaggttcattgtagagctcggtgtggttcctagtgcattggacccattagtcatctactgtgacaacatgggtgccatcgccagtgcacaagaaccaaggtcacacaagaggctaaagcatatcaagctgtgttatcattcgattcgcgaatacatcgaagatggagaagtaaagatttgcaaagtacacactgatctgaatgtagcagatccgttgactaaagctctccctatggcaaagcatgaccaacaccagaatgccatgggtgttaggtaccttacaatgtaatctagattattgactctagtgcaagtgggagactgttggagatatgcccaagaggcaataataaaagtggttattatatatatctttgtgtttatgataaatgtttatataccatgctataattgtattaaccgaaacactgatacatgtgtgttatgtaaacaacaatgagtccctagtaagcctcttaactagcttgttgattaatagatgattagtttcataatcatgaacattggatgttattaataacaaggttatatcattatatgaatgatgtaatggacatacccaattaagcatagcataagatcacgtcattaagttatttgctataagctttcgatacatagttacctagtcctttcgaccatgagatcatgtaaatcacttataccggaaaggtactttgattacatcaaacgccactgcgtaaatgggtggttataaaggtctgattaagtatccggaaagtatgagttgaggcatatggatcaacagtgggatttgtccatcccgatgacggatagatatactctgggccctctcgctggaatgtcgtctaatgtcttgcaagcatatgaataagttcataagagaccacataccacggtacgagtaaagagtacttgtcaggagacgaggttgaacaaggtatagagtgataccgatgatcaaacctcggacaagtaaaatatcgcgtgacaaagggaattggtatcgtatgtgaatggttcattcgatcactaaagtcatcgttgaatatgtgggagccattatggatctccagatcccgctattggttattgttcggagagagttctcacccatgtccacatagttcgcgaaccgtagggtgacacacttaaggtttgatgttgtaatagtagaacttgaatatggaatggagttcgaagtattgtttgaagtctcggatgggatcccggacatcacgaggagttccggaatggtccggagaataagattcatatatacgaagtcatattccaattttggaaatgatccggtgcatttatggaaggttctagaaggttctagaaaagtccggaagaaatcactttggaaggcagagtcccgaagggactcctcctcccatggccggccaaccctagaggggtggagtcccaggtggactccaccaagggtggccggccaccccctcatggaaagggtgggagtcccacttgaggtgggaatcccaccttgagtaggtttccctactacatggaaggttttggtttggggtcttattcgaagacttgtagtccaacactttggggttccacctatataatgaggggccaaggggaggggccggccactacaagccaccaagctggccgcaccccatagaggccggccaccccctctccccaaaccctagccgccccactcctccccctctcccgcaacgcttagcgaagctccgccggagatctccatcgccaccgccaccacgccgtcgtgctgccggattcaaggatgagctactacttccgctgcccgctggaacggggagaaggacgtcgtcttcatcaacaccgaacgtgtgaccgagtacggaggtgctgcccgatctgaTACCACTATTgggatttgtagcatagaaaacaaaaaaattcctaccgcaagaacgcaatccaagccaagatgcaatctagaagatgggagcaacgaggggatgaacgagactaacccttgaagatttccaaagcctacaagaggaggctctcgttgctgcggtagacgatcacttgccgctttcaaaagcgcgtagaagatcttgacggtgccacaatcgggcagcacctccgtactcggtattaatgacgacgtccttctccccgttccagcgggcagcggaagtagtagatcctcctcggaatcccggcagcacgacggcgtggtggcggtgtcgatggagaactccggcagggcttcgcctaagcgtatgcgggagtagtatgtggaggaggggcgctagggtttggggagagagagaggagtagggcgccggccatgggcagccttaggtggtgcggccaagagtggctgccccctccctctcctcctcattatataggtggaaatccccgagagttgtagtccaagtcttcgaataagaccccaacaacaaaacctcccataggtgggaaacctactcaaggagggagtcctacccaaggtgggactcccacctttcccttaggtggggtggccggccacatatggtggagtccacctgggactccacccccttagggttggccggccaagcttggtggagtccctccgggactccgccttccatagtgatttcttccgaacttttctagaaccttctagaacctgccataaatgcaccggatcatttccaaacttggaatatgacttcctatatgtgacgccccaaaaccggtaccatgaggatcccagcgaacccgccgaaatccgcacgatatcgattctaggagacgcaccaccaagcgcctcgtacacgccgaagcatgcacgcgatgcgggtggaatcaatcacgagcagtaacattacaacaggattacaatagagcccacaagatacagatatattacaacaacgactccaacgagtcaagatacaaatatacaatacaaagatccaaatcatacagaagatcaaatacatccgagtagggacaagatacaaatttggactaagagtcctgaagataactagtggcgtccataaccctgcccaggccaagccggaagggtaaccttgctagcgtcgtcttcatcgaacatatcttcatacctgcccggttatatcccgtagaagcagcaataagtacgggttcgtacttaacaagacttcaagacgtataagcattcgtcaaccagtcgtcctttgtacttgaggcacgcaggggacttagaggacgcaagaggaacgtcataggcaatatggtggggttaagcggcagcgcgcaagcactaaaaacctatagagacactctacaacagccgtctatcagagaaggtgagagagcgtaactaacagttctatactctgcaaacataactcagccgatgtgttcccccctcgcaaggaggtacttacaagggcactcacacggttgacaagttttaaccagttattatttaagttgttctttcttactatgcaagttattagtatggaaacaacaggtgtaagttgtctatggtcgagtcatacagctccaagtcgtccataaccgcggacgcggcttatcgataagattgtaaccctgcaggggtgcccaaatgtgcccacacgcacgatcaacccacttgcgacaggtggatataacgactcgcactctccttcacgacaacaatgtccaggaagccacctaaccaagttaaacccgaatcgaagtccggccgtatctccgaaacggacctagctattgcgtgcacggcttccgagggtcaaaacacacacaggggcgaatgacccgcttcagcatgcgataaacgctcaggccgcaaacctatacgtgcataccagaaacaagggatacaaggcacccaggggcttcccaaagtaaataagtaacagtggcatgcacgcaacaacaaatggtaaaacagtacgaaactagttgtggccactggacaaagctgtagattccggcagtggtcgaggggagacccagaaacatacccacgtgtggttagagcgctcagtctcggaacagataacaagaactcggggtcctaagatatttaggaaacacaagtgagccgtcacaaaacgagcagctgacccaccgatgcctccgctaaacgaatatcaacaactaaagtaaccatgattcttcccaacatataacccgataagataacaataacggtaacatggtaaaacagcactagcatgcactacgactcgcaagggcagactcgataaccaaacaatagccgtaggaggtggtggtggcaatatgggctgcttgaggtaacaagtggaaaggacacgtgacaagaacgcaacttaaggatagcatgagggagaaagcaaaataaaataggtgagcgacttctgcaggggcagaagtataggggaaaatgcttgcctgttaaagcttgccgagaaacatccggaggacttgtcgtatctcacatcaccacttcgcgatcctatccgggaagaagcaaatgctggagcgcacacaacgtatgcaagtcttactactacggataaagaagatccagcatgatcaagatgatatgcatgacagggcagcgatgatgcgatgcacttatccaaattaagcgggatcggaacccgacaaacaaattaggttggagttgtatTTCTACCGACAATTTAAGTGTTGGTTAGCATggcaaacatggcaggggtgagctacatcaaatttaaacggagcggggaaaaccctagttgaaaatccgaaatactccgcatattatgtgaggtgaaatgcacaaactatcacgcgcgacatgatgcgagatgcaaacagatgaatgaatggcatattcatgttccttgtatttttctgatcaactttcatatataaaacattttatttcgagttacggtttgagagatatgatttttgcaagatctgaacaaaaataaaagaaaggacGAGCCGGGCCGGACCTGCACTGTCCTGGGCCGGATCTGATCTGTGTCGACGACGGGAACTTCGGGCCGCGCGGGCGTTGGCTGCGCCGGAAGAAAAGACGGGCCGAGGCCCAACTGGTGGCGGATCTGATAGAAAAAGGGACAGAAAAAGGCTGGATTAAATCCAGTGCGTTGGTGATTTGAACTTGGATCTTGCACGTACAGGAGCAAGGGACAAACCAGCTGAGCTGCGCTGCTCTTGTTGATTTTGGTACGGCTCTGCATAAACTGAATCCAGCCACGAGATCTGAAGCAACAAAAGAGGAAAAAGGCTGGATTTAGCTGTAACATTGAGGATTCGAACTCACGATCTGCAGATCAAGGTCCAAGGAAACAACCACTGGGCTGCAGTAGCTGATGTTGATTATGAGGAGGCACACAACGTTTTAACCCAAAACGAAGCGAAGATCTGGGACATACACATCCATGGCGGAAGGCTCTGGTCGGAGGAGGATTTGATGGTTGGGGCGAACCAGAAGAAACGAAATGGCGTCGGAGGTGCGGACGAACATGAGGAACCCGGTGGTGTGCTCGGTTTGGCTGGAGGAAGACGAGGGCGGCCGGAATTGAAGAAGAAAGGCGACGTCCG
This Lolium perenne isolate Kyuss_39 chromosome 1, Kyuss_2.0, whole genome shotgun sequence DNA region includes the following protein-coding sequences:
- the LOC127314077 gene encoding uncharacterized protein isoform X2, with the protein product MAPPLRAAPRRSTTTGGSALFSSSTSSKESIREAFNLRQFAVSHEPDVAFLLQFRPPSSSSSQTEHTTGFLMFVRTSDAISFLLVRPNHQILLRPEPSAMDVSRGWIQFMQSRTKINKSSAAQLIRHQLGLGPSFLPAQPTPARPEVPVVDTDQIRPRTVQHLLLPG